A section of the Citrus sinensis cultivar Valencia sweet orange chromosome 8, DVS_A1.0, whole genome shotgun sequence genome encodes:
- the LOC102630714 gene encoding protein NRT1/ PTR FAMILY 5.4, which produces MESSVAVAPIATENGVEHTENKVSHHKISSKGGWNAAIFIIMVEMAQRFAYYGLAGNLIQYLTNVLNEPTATAAQDVNNWVGISSIFPLLGAFVADSYLGRFNTILLSSFIYFMGMVLLSLAVSVIPLHYRKAVFFTALYILAVGEGGHKPCVQTFAADQFDERNPKDKGAKSSFFNWWYLGIVFGASAAVLVAIYLQDNVGWAVGFGVMAGALALALAIFLIGIKRYRKQAPVGSPFTTVAQVFVAAARKWRVSETHGGGRGIYHGHELDDDDKRTDIGQSKRTIARTNQLRFLDKAMIIDEIDLASRERNPWRLCSLNQVEEVKLVIRLIPIWLSCLMFSCILVQLHTFFTKQGSTMRRSIGSNFQVPPASLQSLVGLSILVAVPVYERIFVPLARRITGHRSGITMLQRIGIGLFTSILTMIVAALVEAKRVRTARENGLIDSPKAIVPISIWWLLPQYLLVSICDVFGIVGLQELFYDQMPEAMRSIGAAAYISIIGVGSFINTGVIEVVEAITHRSWLVDNLNRAHLDYFYWVLAGLSALNLCVFIWIAKRFVYKKVLEDESKEEVC; this is translated from the exons ATGGAGAGTTCAGTAGCTGTAGCTCCAATAGCAACTGAAAATGGTGTTGAACACACAGAAAACAAAGTTTCCCACCACAAGATATCCTCAAAGGGTGGCTGGAACGCTGCCATTTTCATCATCA TGGTTGAGATGGCACAGCGGTTTGCTTACTATGGCCTGGCTGGTAATCTGATACAATATCTGACAAATGTTCTAAATGAACCCACAGCAACTGCAGCCCAAGATGTTAATAATTGGGTTGGCATCTCTTCAATTTTCCCATTATTGGGAGCTTTCGTTGCCGATTCTTACCTTGGTCGATTCAACACCATTCTTCTTTCATCCTTTATATATTTCATG GGAATGGTTCTGCTGTCACTAGCAGTCTCAGTAATTCCATTGCATTATCGAAAAGCTGTGTTTTTCACAGCGCTTTACATATTGGCGGTGGGGGAAGGTGGGCACAAGCCATGTGTACAAACATTTGCAGCAGACcaatttgatgaaagaaaCCCAAAGGACAAGGGTGCCAAAAGCTCTTTCTTTAATTGGTGGTACTTAGGAATTGTGTTTGGCGCTTCTGCTGCTGTTTTGGTCGCCATTTACCTTCAG GACAATGTTGGGTGGGCTGTAGGATTTGGAGTAATGGCGGGTGCATTGGCATTGGCATTAGCAATATTTCTGATCGGAATCAAGAGGTACAGGAAGCAGGCCCCCGTCGGCAGCCCATTTACCACGGTGGCGCAAGTGTTCGTGGCCGCAGCGCGGAAGTGGCGCGTGAGTGAAACGCACGGTGGTGGCCGTGGCATTTACCATGGCCATGAACTAGATGATGACGATAAAAGGACTGATATTGGTCAATCTAAAAGGACTATTGCTCGTACTAATCAACTTAG ATTTTTGGACAAGGCAATGATCATagatgaaattgatttggcAAGCAGAGAAAGGAATCCTTGGAGGCTATGTTCACTAAACCAGGTAGAAGAAGTGAAGCTTGTCATACGATTGATCCCCATATGGCTGAGTTGCTTAATGTTCAGTTGCATACTTGTTCAACTCCACACATTTTTCACCAAGCAAGGCAGCACAATGAGAAGATCCATTGGATCAAACTTTCAAGTACCCCCAGCTTCACTTCAAAGCCTTGTAGGCCTCTCCATTCTCGTCGCTGTCCCCGTGTATGAACGGATTTTTGTCCCGTTGGCCCGGAGAATCACCGGACATCGTTCCGGTATAACCATGCTACAAAGAATAGGCATTGGTTTGTTTACATCAATACTTACTATGATTGTAGCTGCTCTAGTAGAAGCCAAAAGGGTCCGCACAGCAAGAGAAAATGGCCTAATTGATTCTCCGAAAGCAATAGTGCCAATAAGCATTTGGTGGCTACTCCCACAATACCTTTTAGTTTCAATATGTGATGTTTTTGGAATTGTGGGATTGCAAGAATTATTCTATGATCAAATGCCAGAAGCAATGAGAAGCATAGGGGCTGCAGCTTATATTAGCATAATTGGAGTTGGAAGCTTTATCAACACTGGTGTGATTGAAGTTGTTGAAGCAATTACCCACCGAAGTTGGCTAGTCGACAACCTCAATCGGGCACatcttgattatttttactgGGTGTTGGCAGGATTAAGCGCTTTgaatttatgtgtttttatATGGATTGCTAAAAGATTTGTGTACAAGAAAGTTTTGGAGGATGAATCAAAAGAGGAGGtctgttaa